A genomic stretch from Doryrhamphus excisus isolate RoL2022-K1 chromosome 23, RoL_Dexc_1.0, whole genome shotgun sequence includes:
- the LOC131110586 gene encoding T-cell leukemia homeobox protein 3-like, with amino-acid sequence MEQAPSPPPKPSQHEPISFGIDQILGAGTEPAENGAGRQRDVNAGDGYYSLGSPTRTSTPSYTALSISFSGIVPPVEASGSYGDSRSVGSRGVIRVPAHRPVTAPGPAAPVQSTVPGFGGLCFPWIGNRFAKDRISAALVPFSVTRRIGHPYQNRTPPKRKKPRTSFSRVQICELEKRFHRQKYLASAERAALAKSLKMTDAQVKTWFQNRRTKWRRQTAEEREAERQQANRLILQLQQSALQKSLGESAVSDPLCAHNSSLYALQNLQPWAEDRE; translated from the exons ATGGAGCAAGCGCCGAGCCCTCCTCCGAAACCTTCCCAGCACGAGCCCATCAGCTTCGGCATCGATCAGATCCTCGGAGCCGGTACCGAGCCTGCGGAGAACGGAGCAGGGAGACAACGTGATGTCAACGCCGGAGATGGGTACTACAGCTTAGGGAGTCCGACCCGGACCAGCACGCCTTCCTACACGGCTCTGTCCATCTCCTTCTCCGGCATCGTGCCCCCGGTCGAGGCGTCTGGTTCCTACGGGGACAGCAGGAGTGTAGGCAGCCGAGGAGTGATCCGAGTGCCGGCCCACAGACCCGTGACGGCCCCTGGACCCGCGGCCCCGGTACAGAGCACCGTGCCGGGGTTTGGGGGGCTCTGTTTCCCCTGGATTGGGAACCGGTTCGCTAAGGACAGAATATCAG CTGCTCTGGTGCCATTCTCGGTCACAAGGAGGATAGGACACCCGTACCAGAACCGGACACCACCCAAAAGGAAAAAGCCCCGCACGTCCTTCTCCAGGGTGCAGATCTGCGAGCTGGAGAAGAGGTTCCACCGCCAGAAGTACCTGGCCAGCGCCGAGAGGGCCGCCCTGGCCAAGAGCCTCAAGATGACCGACGCCCAGGTCAAAACCTGGTTCCAGAACCGCAGAACAAAGTGGAG GAGGCAGACCGCCGAGGAGCGGGAGGCGGAGCGCCAGCAAGCCAATCGCCTGATCCTGCAGCTGCAGCAGTCCGCCCTGCAGAAGTCCCTGGGCGAATCCGCCGTGTCCGACCCACTGTGCGCGCACAACTCCTCCCTCTACGCCCTGCAGAACCTGCAGCCGTGGGCCGAGGACAGGGAGTAG
- the LOC131110587 gene encoding Kv channel-interacting protein 1-like isoform X4 — MGLVMGTFSMQSKPVSYHKDKADDDLEMTMVCHRPEGLDQMEALTNFNKRELQVLYRGFKNECPSGIVSEETFKQIYSQFFPHGDASTYAHYLFNAFDSAQTGSIKFEDFVTALSTLLRGSITEKLEWTFNLYDINRDGYINKEEMTDIVRAIYDMMGKYTYPVLKTDAHKQHVDAFFQKMDKNRDGVVTLDEFILSCQEDENIMRSLQLFENVI, encoded by the exons ACAAAGCCGACGATGACCTGGAGATGACCATGGTGTGCCACCGCCCGGAGGGACTGGATCAGATGGAGGCTCTGACCAACTTTAATAAACGGGAACTCCAAGTGCTCTACAGGGGCTTTAAGAAC gagtgTCCGAGTGGAATCGTCAGTGAAGAAACCTTCAAGCAAATATACTCCCAGTTCTTTCCACATGGAG ACGCCAGCACCTACGCACACTACCTGTTCAACGCATTTGACTCGGCACAGACGGGATCCATCAAGTTTGAG GACTTTGTGACGGCCCTGTCCACCCTGCTGAGGGGCTCCATCACGGAGAAGCTCGAGTGGACCTTCAACCTCTACGACATCAACCGAGACGGATACATCAACAAAGAG GAGATGACGGATATCGTCAGAGCCATTTATGACATGATGGGGAAGTACACGTACCCCGTCTTGAAGACGGACGCACACAAGCAGCACGTGGACGCCTTCTTTCAG aaaatggacaaaaacagAGACGGCGTGGTCACCTTGGATGAATTCATCCTTTCCTGTCAAGAG GATGAAAACATCATGAGGTCTCTTCAGCTCTTTGAAAATGTCATCTAG